CGGGCCGCGCGGGATCATGCGTTCAACCGCCTTCTCGACGACGCGCTCCGGGAAACGACCCTCGAGCAGCTGGCGCGCGGTGCGCTCCTTGATGCCGCCGGGATGGCCGGTGTGCCAGTAGTACATCTTGTCGTTGTACTTGTTGCCGGTGAAGGCGACCTTGTCGGCATTGATGACGATGACGTTGTCGCCGTCGTCGACATGCGGGGTGAAGGTCGGCTTGTGCTTGCCGCGCAGACGGTTGGCGATGATGGTGGCGAGACGGCCGACGACGAGACCCTCGGCGTCGATCAGCACCCACTTCTTCACCACCTCCGCAGGCTTCTGCGAAAATGTCTTCATGGTTTTGCTCTCAAAAAGGACCCTCTGACGAGGGCGTTTCTTGTTGCTTGGCTTGCCAGCCGAGGCCGGCAATGACGGAAAGGCGGCCCGAGGGATGCTTTTCCACGGCGGCTTATAGGCGAGGGGGTCGTGCGCGTCAATCTGGGTCAGAAAAAAATTGGACAACAAAAACAACGAGTTGGGAGTGAGGTAATAAAATACCGCAGCGATCGGTCCAAATTGCGGGTGGCGGGTCGGTATGCTATTGTTAGGTATGTACCCGCGCTCCGCCACGCGCCTGCTTACACCGCCGGGTCTGGCGCGCTTTGACGAAGCCTACAATGACACGAGAACGCCGATCGGTTGGTGGGAGCGGAACACCGAAGCTGCCGGCCTGGTGCAAGCCTATCTCTATACGCTCGGCTATGACCTCATGCAGAGCGTCAAGGTAACGGACGGAGGCGCCAGCATAACGCCGGACGGCGCCTTTGGTCCCGAGACGTTCCGTGCCGTCCAGAAGTTCCAGCGGGACAAGGGAATCAAGGACGACGGCATGGTCGGCCAGAACACGTTCGACGAACTGGCCAAGGCCCTCGACAAGCCTCGGCCGGCTCATCAATTCGTCCGAGACGTGACGATCCAGTCCCTCAAGCGGCCGTGCAGGCCCGGGGATCTCATTTGCCCTGATCCGGATGTGAGATAGGCGCGGGGCAGCAGCCGATCGATTTCCTATTTCCGTGGCGGGATCGAGAACGTGCCGGTGGCATGCGCCACAGTCTGGCGGTCCGGGCCGGCCACGATGTCGCAATCGAAGACCAGCAGGCTCTTGCCGAGCTTCAGAATGCGGCAATGGCCGTCAATGGGGCCGATTTCGGCCTTGCGCACGAAGTTGATGTTGAGGTTGGTGGTGACCGACAGTGCGTCCGGTCCGCCATGTGACAGTGCGCAGACATAGCCGCCGATATCGGCAAGCGTGAACAGCGCCGGACCGGAAACGGTGCCGCCGGGTCTCAGATGCCTCTGCGTTGCATTCAGCCGGACCGTGCAGCCGCCGGGAAAGACTTCGATCGCCTGGTAGAACTCCTCCATCTCGTTAAGCTGGGGAAACTCCCGCGCGATCAGTGCATTGACCTCTTCGACCGTCATCACCGGTTCGAGCTTGTGTTGTTGTGGCATGGGCTGGCGGTCCGTTGGAGCAAAGGCGCCAGAAAGCACGGTCAAGTGGTGTTCTTCAAGACCGCCCGTGCTAGGTTCTGGGAGGGTCGCATGACCTGACGGATCACAAGGAGGCAGTCTTTGGCCGAAATCCTCGCCATGAAGCGCGCACCGGAAGCGGAAGGGCCAATCCTGAGTTCGCAGGAAGGCGACATCCTGCGCCTCACGCTCTCCAATCCGCCGGCCAACGTGCTTTCGCTGGAGGCGATGGAGGCGCTGCAGACTGCGCTGGATTCGGCGGCGGCCGACAAATCGGTCCGGGTCATCGTGATCGCGGCCGCCGGAAAGCTGTTCTCGGGCGGACACGACCTCAAGCAGATGACGGCGCACCGCGCCGATGCCGACGGCGGCAAGGGCTATTTCGAGAAGACGTTTGCCGTGTGCTCGGTCCTGATGCAGTCCATCGTGCGTCATCCGAAGCCGGTGATCGCGGAAGTGGACGGCATAGCCACTGCCGCTGGGTGCCAGCTGGTGGCGTCCTGCGACCTCGCCATCGCCTCCGACCAAGCGACGTTCGGCGTCAACGGCATCAATGTCGGGCTGTTCTGCACGACGCCGGGGGTGGCGCTGGTGCGCGGGCTCAAGCCCAAGCACGCCATGGAGATGCTGCTGACCGGCGAGATGGTGGATGCCGCAACGGCCAGGGAGTTCGGCCTGATCAACCGGGTTGTGCCGCGCGAATATCTCGCCCAGGTCGTCAACAAATACGCGCAAACCATTGCGTCCAAATCGCCTTCAGCGCTGAAGCTCGGGAAGGAGGCGTTTTATCGACAGGCGGAAATGGGGTTGGCTGAGGCCTACGACTACGGCGCCCGGGTCATGGTGGAGAACATGCTGGGCAAAGATGCGGTCGAGGGCATCGACGCCTTCATCGGCAAGCGCAAGCCGGAGTGGACCGAAGATTGATGCAACCTCGCGTCTCCATAATCACCATCGCCGTCGAAGACCTCGACCGTATGGCCGCTTTCTACGAAGCTATGGGCCTGACGCGTCATCGGATCAAGGACGGCGTCGCCTTCTTCCAGATGGGCGGGGCGATCCTGGCGCTGTTCCCGCGCACGAGTGCGGAAGAGGATGCCGGCATTCGTTTCGGCGAGGGCGTCTCCAAGGTCTATCTCGCCTACAACACCCGGTCCGAGTCCGAGGTGGACGAGGTGCTGGCGCTCGCCGAAAAGGCGGGCGGCCGCATCGTCAAGGCGTCCGGCCGCGCCTTTTGGGGCGGCTGGTATGGATATTTTGCGGATCCGGAGGGCAATCTCTGGGAGGTCGCCCATAATCTGGACTTTCCGATCGACGCCGAAGGACGGATTGCGCTGCCCGCATGAACCACGACGACTACGAAAATTCCTACATCGCCGGCATCCTCAACTCGGTGAAGACGGTCGCGATCGTCGGCGCGTCCGCCAACGACGTTCGGCCGAGCTTCTTCGTGGCGAAGTACATGATCGCCAAGGGTTTTACCGTATTTCCGATCAACCCGGGTCATGCGGGGAAAGAAATTCTCGGCCGCATGACCTACGCGAAGCTCGCCGACGTGCCCGAGCCCATCGACATGGTCGACATCTTTCGGGCGTCGGCCGCCGTGCCGCCGATCGTCGAGGAAGTGCTGGCGCTGACGCCGCTGCCAAAAGTGATCTGGATGCAACTCACCGTCCGCCACGACGAGGCGGCCGCCAGGGCGGAAGCGGCTGGCATCAAGGTGGTGATGAACCGCTGCCCCAAGATCGAGTACGGCCGGCTGTCGGGCGAGATCGGCTGGAATGGCGTCAACAGTCGGGTCATCTCGTCGAAGAAGCCCACGCTGAGAACCGGGTTCCAGAGTTTCGGAATCCGGCAAGGATAGCTGGACAACCGCAGGCGCAGTCAGCATCGCGGGAAATTTCACCGGTGGTTGAGCATGAAAGGCTCCCGCTGCGCTGATTGTGCGCATCGCATGCTGCCGCAGCGGCAAAGCGCGCAATTTTCCTCTTTGCTTTTGCCCACGCGCTTTGCGATCAATGCGCCCGCATCTCAGGCATCCGAAAAGAGGGAAAGACATGTCGCAGCGCGCACCAGGTTTTAATACGCTTGCCGTCCATGCCGGCGCGAAGCCGGATCCGGCGACCGGCGCCCGGGCGACCCCGATCTACCAGACCACGTCCTACGTCTTCGACGATGCCGATCACGCCGCGTCGCTTTTCGGCCTGAAGGCGTTCGGCAACATCTACACCCGCATCATGAATCCGACCCAGGCAGTGCTGGAGGAGCGCATCGCTGCCCTCGAAGGCGGCACCGCCGCTCTGGCGACCGCGTCCGGCCATGCCGCGCAGATGCTGGTCTTCCACACGATCATGCGGCCGGGCGAGAATTTCGTCGCCGCCAACAAGCTTTACGGCGGCTCGATCAATCAGTTCGGCCACGCCTTCAAGAACTTCGGCTGGGAAGTGCGCTGGGCCGACGCCAACGATCCGGCGACCTTCGAGGCCCAGATCGACGACAAGACCAAGGCGATCTTCATCGAGAGCGTGGCGAACCCCGCCGGCAACTTCGTCGACATTGAGAAGATCAGCGACGTGGCGCGCAAGCACGGCATCCCGCTCATCGTCGACAACACTCTGGCCTCGCCGTACCTGGTGCGGCCGATCGAGCATGGCGCCGACATCGTCGTGCACTCGCTGACCAAGTTCATCGGCGGCCACGGCAATTCGATCGGCGGCGTGCTGGTCGACGGCGGCACCTTCGACTGGTCGAAGTCAGGCAAGTATCCGATGCTGTCGGAGCCGCGGCCCGAATATGCCGGGCTGGTCCTCCACGAGACGTTCGGCAACTTCGCCTTCGCGATCGCGGCGCGTGTGCTCGGCCTGCGCGATTTCGGTCCGGCGATCTCGCCGTTCAACGCCTTCATGATCCTCACCGGCCTGGAGACGCTGGCGCTTCGCATGCAGCGCCACTCGGACAACGCACTGACCGTTGCCGAATGGCTCTCGAACCATCCGAAGGTGGCCTGGGTCGAGCATTCGGGCCTGCCCACCAGCAAGAACCACGCTCAGCAGAAGAAGTATTCGCCGAACGGCGCGGGGGCGGTGTTCACCTTCGGCCTCAAGGGTGGCTACGACGCCGGCGTGAAGTTCGTCGAGGCGCTGGAGCTGTTCTCGCACCTCGCCAATGTCGGCGACACCAAGTCGCTGGTGATCCACCCGGCCTCGACCACCCACCGCCAGCTCTCCGACGAGCAGAAAGTGGCCGCGGGCGCCGGACCGGACACGGTGCGCCTCTCGATCGGCATCGAGGACGCGCAGGACATCATCGCCGACCTCGAGCAGGCGCTGGCGAAGGTCTGATCGCCGTGGCATGAAGGGCTCCGCCTGCAATGGAGCCCTTCATGAGCGATGCAAGATTTCTGAAGGTCGATGTCAGTGGCATCGAACCGGAAATGGGCGCTCCGGCCGCGGACCGGGTCATCTCGGGCGCTCCCGCTTTCTGCACGTGGAACGCGGAGGAGGCCGACGGCGGCCTCTACGCAGGCATCTGGGAATCGA
This portion of the Mesorhizobium shangrilense genome encodes:
- a CDS encoding CoA-binding protein, with the protein product MNHDDYENSYIAGILNSVKTVAIVGASANDVRPSFFVAKYMIAKGFTVFPINPGHAGKEILGRMTYAKLADVPEPIDMVDIFRASAAVPPIVEEVLALTPLPKVIWMQLTVRHDEAAARAEAAGIKVVMNRCPKIEYGRLSGEIGWNGVNSRVISSKKPTLRTGFQSFGIRQG
- a CDS encoding peptidoglycan-binding domain-containing protein, coding for MLLLGMYPRSATRLLTPPGLARFDEAYNDTRTPIGWWERNTEAAGLVQAYLYTLGYDLMQSVKVTDGGASITPDGAFGPETFRAVQKFQRDKGIKDDGMVGQNTFDELAKALDKPRPAHQFVRDVTIQSLKRPCRPGDLICPDPDVR
- a CDS encoding PaaI family thioesterase, with product MPQQHKLEPVMTVEEVNALIAREFPQLNEMEEFYQAIEVFPGGCTVRLNATQRHLRPGGTVSGPALFTLADIGGYVCALSHGGPDALSVTTNLNINFVRKAEIGPIDGHCRILKLGKSLLVFDCDIVAGPDRQTVAHATGTFSIPPRK
- a CDS encoding enoyl-CoA hydratase — encoded protein: MAEILAMKRAPEAEGPILSSQEGDILRLTLSNPPANVLSLEAMEALQTALDSAAADKSVRVIVIAAAGKLFSGGHDLKQMTAHRADADGGKGYFEKTFAVCSVLMQSIVRHPKPVIAEVDGIATAAGCQLVASCDLAIASDQATFGVNGINVGLFCTTPGVALVRGLKPKHAMEMLLTGEMVDAATAREFGLINRVVPREYLAQVVNKYAQTIASKSPSALKLGKEAFYRQAEMGLAEAYDYGARVMVENMLGKDAVEGIDAFIGKRKPEWTED
- a CDS encoding VOC family protein → MQPRVSIITIAVEDLDRMAAFYEAMGLTRHRIKDGVAFFQMGGAILALFPRTSAEEDAGIRFGEGVSKVYLAYNTRSESEVDEVLALAEKAGGRIVKASGRAFWGGWYGYFADPEGNLWEVAHNLDFPIDAEGRIALPA
- a CDS encoding O-acetylhomoserine aminocarboxypropyltransferase, with product MSQRAPGFNTLAVHAGAKPDPATGARATPIYQTTSYVFDDADHAASLFGLKAFGNIYTRIMNPTQAVLEERIAALEGGTAALATASGHAAQMLVFHTIMRPGENFVAANKLYGGSINQFGHAFKNFGWEVRWADANDPATFEAQIDDKTKAIFIESVANPAGNFVDIEKISDVARKHGIPLIVDNTLASPYLVRPIEHGADIVVHSLTKFIGGHGNSIGGVLVDGGTFDWSKSGKYPMLSEPRPEYAGLVLHETFGNFAFAIAARVLGLRDFGPAISPFNAFMILTGLETLALRMQRHSDNALTVAEWLSNHPKVAWVEHSGLPTSKNHAQQKKYSPNGAGAVFTFGLKGGYDAGVKFVEALELFSHLANVGDTKSLVIHPASTTHRQLSDEQKVAAGAGPDTVRLSIGIEDAQDIIADLEQALAKV
- the rplM gene encoding 50S ribosomal protein L13 — translated: MKTFSQKPAEVVKKWVLIDAEGLVVGRLATIIANRLRGKHKPTFTPHVDDGDNVIVINADKVAFTGNKYNDKMYYWHTGHPGGIKERTARQLLEGRFPERVVEKAVERMIPRGPLGRRQMKNLRVYAGAEHPHTAQQPETLDVGALNSKNKRA